Proteins encoded in a region of the Coffea eugenioides isolate CCC68of chromosome 4, Ceug_1.0, whole genome shotgun sequence genome:
- the LOC113767436 gene encoding protein ALP1-like, with product MDKEGDEQKAKKRKAVVANYMVTIATLVVWWHEKHIVKEPYLDFKVAREIYLRRLYYGNNRVCVEQLRLNKHCFTVLCTNLREHCGLTDTRNITVEEAVAMFLYVLAHNFKNRTVNFNFIRSGETVSRYFNIVLRAIIKLGRHYLIQPESEMEGYEHEKWEWFQDCLGALDGTYVKVHVLLRDQGRYRNRKNEIATNVLGVCSRDMRFTYVLPGWEGSAADGRVLRDALVRSDPLIVPKGKYFLVDAGYANSSGFLAPYRGVRYHLSEWSANGSKPQNFKELFNLRHSIARNVIERTFGLFKKRWAILRDASFFDVKTHVMIINACAILHNLIRVEQPNDPYLDEVDAEMRRVQHEVDDEDEMEDEDEENGMEDDGPNNDGGVNAVNENRIRTVQPTSEWTQFRNALARAMFIDYQIRQGHHGS from the exons ATGGATAAAGAAGGAGACgagcaaaaagcaaaaaagagaaaagcggTAGTTGCAAATTATATGGTAACAATAGCTACATTAGTAGTTTGGTGGCATGAGAAACATATAGTAAAGGAGCCTTACTTGGACTTTAAAGTAGCACGTGAAATATATCTAAGGCGTCTTTACTATGGAAACAATAGAGTTTGTGTAGAGCAACTTAGACTCAATAAACATTGTTTTACTGTTTTATGTACAAATTTAAGAGAGCATTGTGGGTTGACGGATACTAGAAATATTACTGTTGAAGAGGCAGTTGCAATGTTTCTCTATGTTCTTGCTCATAATTTTAAGAATCGCACTGTCAATTTTAATTTCATAAGATCAGGTGAGACAGTTAGTCGATACTTTAATATAGTTCTACGTGCTATCATAAAATTGGGGAGACACTATCTTATCCAGCCTGAATCGGAAATGGAAGGTTACGAGCATGAAAAGTGGGAATGGTTTCAG GATTGTCTTGGAGCGTTAGACGGTACTTATGTTAAAGTACATGTTCTTCTTAGAGATCAAGGAAGATATAGGAATAGGAAGAATGAGATAGCAACAAATGTTTTAGGTGTATGCTCCCGTGACATGAGATTTACATATGTATTGCCTGGATGGGAAGGTTCTGCAGCAGATGGTAGAGTTCTACGGGATGCGTTAGTTAGATCAGATCCATTAATTGTTCCCAAGG GCAAGTACTTTCTTGTTGATGCGGGTTATGCAAATAGCTCCGGTTTCTTAGCTCCATATAGGGGAGTTAGATATCATCTTAGCGAGTGGTCTGCTAATGGGAGCAAGCCTCAAAATTTTAAAGAGTTATTCAACCTTCGACATTCAATTGCTCGAAATGTGATTGAAAGGACATTTGGTTTGTTCAAGAAGCGGTGGGCCATTTTGAGAGATGCATCTTTTTTTGATGTTAAGACTCATGTCATGATAATTAATGCATGTGCCATCCTTCATAACCTTATTCGAGTAGAACAACCAAATGACCCTTACTTGGATGAAGTTGATGCTGAGATGCGAAGAGTACAACATGAggttgatgatgaagatgaaatggAAGATGAAGATGAGGAAAATGGAATGGAAGATGATGGTCCAAATAATGATGGTGGTGTAAATGCTGTTAACGAGAATCGAATTCGAACAGTACAACCAACTAGCGAGTGGACACAATTTAGGAATGCTTTAGCACGAGCAATGTTTATTGACTATCAAATTAGACAAGGCCATCATGGAAGTTGA